One Nocardioides oleivorans DNA segment encodes these proteins:
- a CDS encoding GuaB3 family IMP dehydrogenase-related protein, with product MTEIEIGRAKRGRRAYSFDDIAIVPSRRTRDPEEVSTAWQIDAYRFDVPVLAAPMDSVMSPSTAIALGQMGGLGVLNLEGLWTRYDDPTVLLEEVAGLEGPEATRRMQEIYAEPIKPELITARLKEVRAAGVTVAGSLSPQRTKEHVKAVVEAGVDMFVIRGTTVSAEHVSSQAEPLNLKEFIYELDVPVIVGGCATYQAALHLMRTGAAGVLVGFGGGAAHTTRTVLGVSVPMASAVADVAAARRDYLDESGGRYVHVIADGSIGSSGDIAKAIACGADAVMIGSPLARATEAPGRGFHWGSEATHSELPRGERVAFAPVGTLEEIMFGPSRVADGTMNLIGALRRAMATTGYTEVKEFQRIEVVVQH from the coding sequence GTGACCGAGATCGAGATCGGCCGTGCCAAGCGCGGTCGCCGCGCCTACTCCTTCGACGACATCGCGATCGTGCCCTCGCGGCGCACCCGCGACCCCGAGGAGGTCAGCACCGCCTGGCAGATCGACGCCTACCGCTTCGACGTCCCCGTCCTGGCCGCGCCGATGGACTCGGTGATGTCACCCTCGACCGCGATCGCGCTCGGCCAGATGGGCGGGCTCGGGGTGCTGAACCTCGAGGGCCTCTGGACCCGGTACGACGACCCCACGGTGCTGCTCGAGGAGGTCGCGGGCCTCGAGGGTCCCGAGGCCACCCGGCGGATGCAGGAGATCTACGCCGAGCCGATCAAGCCCGAGCTGATCACCGCGCGCCTCAAGGAGGTGCGCGCCGCGGGCGTCACCGTCGCCGGCTCGCTCTCCCCGCAGCGCACCAAGGAGCACGTGAAGGCCGTCGTCGAGGCCGGTGTCGACATGTTCGTCATCCGCGGCACGACCGTCTCGGCCGAGCACGTGAGCAGCCAGGCCGAGCCGCTGAACCTCAAGGAGTTCATCTACGAGCTCGACGTCCCGGTCATCGTCGGCGGGTGTGCGACCTACCAGGCCGCGCTCCACCTGATGCGCACCGGCGCGGCCGGCGTCCTCGTCGGCTTCGGCGGCGGCGCGGCCCACACGACCCGCACCGTGCTCGGCGTCTCGGTGCCGATGGCGAGCGCCGTCGCCGACGTGGCGGCGGCGCGCCGCGACTACCTCGACGAGTCGGGCGGGCGCTACGTCCACGTCATCGCCGACGGCTCGATCGGCAGCTCCGGCGACATCGCCAAGGCGATCGCCTGCGGCGCCGACGCGGTGATGATCGGCTCCCCGCTGGCGCGGGCGACCGAGGCGCCGGGCCGCGGCTTCCACTGGGGCAGCGAGGCCACGCACTCCGAGCTGCCGCGCGGCGAGCGCGTGGCGTTCGCCCCGGTCGGCACGCTCGAGGAGATCATGTTCGGCCCCTCCCGCGTCGCCGACGGCACGATGAACCTGATCGGCGCCCTGCGTCGCGCGATGGCGACCACGGGCTACACCGAGGTCAAGGAGTTCCAGCGCATCGAGGTCGTCGTCCAGCACTGA